One genomic segment of Helianthus annuus cultivar XRQ/B chromosome 14, HanXRQr2.0-SUNRISE, whole genome shotgun sequence includes these proteins:
- the LOC110908747 gene encoding ethylene-responsive transcription factor ERN1: protein MEIQFQQYPRGGNRASVPKPSKGRGRNGNGNNNNKYIGVRQRPSGRWVAEIKDTTQKIRMWLGTFETAEEAAQAYDEAACLLRGSNTRTNFITHVSHNSPLASRIRNLLNTKKMAKKRNQDSCIPAVPSTINVANSLSISNSSSSSSNSNSNSNSSASHSGGSGDSLSSSEKVEENVSQLFDDAYKPDLSNCSSEACDFSWGFGGKLDQKYPSSQAVFELPNSGTDLSEFERMKVERQISASLYAMNGVQEYIETVNDSNEGIWDLPPLCSLFC from the coding sequence ATGGAAATCCAATTCCAACAATATCCAAGAGGAGGGAATAGAGCGTCGGTTCCAAAACCGAGCAAAGGAAGAGGTAGAAAcggcaatggaaacaacaacaacaagtaTATAGGGGTGAGACAAAGGCCTTCAGGGAGATGGGTGGCTGAGATCAAAGACACAACACAAAAGATCAGGATGTGGCTCGGGACTTTTGAGACGGCTGAAGAAGCGGCTCAAGCCTATGATGAGGCGGCTTGCCTTCTTCGTGGTTCAAATACACGAACCAACTTCATAACCCATGTCTCTCATAACTCCCCACTCGCTTCCCGCATAAGAAACTTGCTCAACACCAAGAAAATGGCCAAAAAGAGGAATCAAGATTCTTGTATTCCCGCGGTTCCAAGTACAATTAATGTTGCTAATAGTTTAAGTATTAGCAAcagtagtagcagtagcagtaatagtaatagtaatagtaacaGTAGTGCGAGTCATAGTGGTGGGAGTGGGGACTCGCTTTCTTCTAGTGAAAAAGTAGAAGAAAATGTTTCTCAACTATTCGATGATGCTTATAAGCCGGATTTAAGCAACTGTTCTTCTGAAGCATGTGATTTTTCATGGGGTTTTGGAGGTAAACTTGATCAAAAATATCCATCGAGCCAAGCAGTGTTTGAGTTGCCTAACTCAGGAACGGATCTTTCTGAATTCGAGAGGATGAAAGTGGAAAGACAAATATCGGCTTCATTATATGCCATGAACGGGGTTCAAGAATATATTGAAACCGTTAATGACTCTAATGAAGGGATATGGGATCTACCTCCTTTATGTTCTTTGTTTtgttaa